One stretch of Leishmania panamensis strain MHOM/PA/94/PSC-1 chromosome 29 sequence DNA includes these proteins:
- a CDS encoding hypothetical protein (TriTrypDB/GeneDB-style sysID: LpmP.29.2210), with protein MSARHSSTPLRSSLVTSKQVDETAAFFDRGNSSRDEAAESVDKESEGESEGLCPSPSARWKRASLRAMRGRDSVPRLAATEARDDADEMDDIGNGGSDEFSEPPTEDPVVATLHDEFGGSDELERDHGERRSRKGTETCLDGVSQAEEYDGAALTRRLRRRSLTASAADTDAGDADATSTASLPAELLQRTADSAVVDEEMANRYLALAFPELAAEYAAAGDGANTTPVSEVMTDSAVVAAWRCSTCNNVWRSGVFVRCILKNGCPQCAANRTSTLAKMRPDLLQLWDYNRNNPFLKPEEIAADSKQSVFWRCPMCRESYAARVKDRALDKVRCSSCALLRSQSAGELASEESVVLQEWHPLKNGDLRIEQLSPTDTRTKVWWLCAGCGHEWEASLAARLTRGRLRKRSLCPACHGKGVTELLQ; from the coding sequence ATGTCCGCCCGGCACAGCTCAACCCCGTTACGTAGCTCTTTGGTCACAAGCAAGCAGGTGGACGAAACTGCCGCGTTTTTCGATCGAGGCAACTCTTCACGAGATGAGGCAGCGGAGTCAGTGGAcaaagagagtgagggagaaagCGAGGGTCTGTGCCCATCTCCGTCAGCACGATGGAAGCGCGCGAGCCTTCGCGCAATGCGTGGCCGCGACAGTGTCCCAAGACTCGCAGCCACAGAAGCGCGTGATGACGCGGACGAAATGGATGACATCGGTAacggtggcagcgatgaGTTTTCAGAGCCGCCCACAGAGGACCCCGTCGTTGCCACTCTGCACGACGAGTTTGGTGGCAGTGATGAGCTTGAGAGGGATCATGGCGAGCGACGTAGCCGCAAGGGCACCGAAACGTGTTTAGACGGCGTTTCCCAGGCGGAGGAATACGACGGTGCGGCTCTGACTCGGCGATTGCGACGCCGTAGTCTCACGGCATCGGCTGCGGACACGGACGCTGGCGACGCTGATGCGACTAGCACGGCTTCTTTGCCAGCagagctcctgcagcggACCGCAGACTCGGCGGTCGTTGATGAAGAGATGGCAAACCGCTACTTGGCCCTCGCGTTTCCCGAATTGGCGGCCGAATacgccgctgcaggcgacGGTGCGAACACAACTCCCGTGAGTGAAGTCATGACGGACTCGGCGGTGGTCGCagcgtggcgctgctccacctGCAATAACGTCTGGCGTAGCGGTGTTTTTGTGCGATGCATACTCAAGAACGGATGCCCGCAGTGCGCTGCAAACCGGACGTCGACGCTGGCGAAGATGCGGCCTGACCTGCTCCAGCTGTGGGACTACAACCGCAACAACCCATTTCTCAAGCCCGAGGAGATCGCTGCTGACAGTAAGCAGAGTGTCTTTTGGAGATGTCCAATGTGTCGTGAAAGCTATGCCGCTCGCGTGAAGGACCGGGCCCTGGACAAGGTCCGCTGCTCGtcgtgcgcgctgctgcgctctcAGTCGGCGGGTGAGCTCGCCTCCGAGGAGagcgtggtgctgcaggagtggCATCCGCTAAAGAACGGCGATCTCCGCATAGAGCAACTGTCGCCGACTGACACAAGAACGAAGGTGTGGTGGCTCTGCGCTGGGTGTGGGCATGAGTGGGAAGCCTCACTTGCGGCGCGTCTCACACGCGGGCGGCTTAGAAAAAGAAGTCTATGCCCCGCATGCCACGGAAAGGGTGTGACAGAACTCCTGCAATGA
- a CDS encoding hypothetical protein (TriTrypDB/GeneDB-style sysID: LpmP.29.2200), with translation MVRPSSTASAAAQQLGEPLTSSCRAISNPYKFSMLRLLECVGLQHYGASRATMPSRTSEEAARIAQHLSKVKEEVARHLESVRRRNIHINKRKPTIAAVQAMQWAATTSRPVESDDGHITISDDSAVGTSGRPAELPTIYLSLEESVEWKAFLASAKPEKRHAMTVLRRLSVALWRAHQRDLCLWCWFPRSVCMCTELDAYRATLPADVLDQHVEVTMLLHSEELMRSTNSGHIAAYLLGAPLRVWGLANDDAYLQQLAPVEHRQAACATEEPASVYHVSLYPSSDAIAIYDYIREKHLYRSQLDDGCGEGRRRDDGCTPKGEVDSNGGDGVNMAYTFPRTTAPATENSSEGTAVHPVSPLADAGSRSHLQRKVHLILLDSTWGQALSLNRHITRLIPRVSLEIAEDYESLFQALRKRTRENCVSTLEATSMAVEQCLRAMGYAAEAAFTSKTLADAMKKFVDSRCLLKYVDAQFTTNSGALDELRSRRDAARRKDASRRQEVLAAQMQSDEATRRLRLPPVLNYCYCCDCVIGWHRMAEHVMGRSHRTAVERNPSCAPSAVSRTVVVPDFSRPRRLMGKKERTVTGPLSSNAEAAREHPTGVLTQQAGSG, from the coding sequence ATGGTTAGACCTTCATCCACCGCatctgcggctgcgcaacAGCTCGGCGAGCCGCTGACCTCCTCATGTAGGGCCATCTCGAACCCCTACAAGTTCTCGATGCTGCGCTTGCTTGAGTGCGTGGGGCTGCAGCACTATGGTGCCTCGCGCGCCACGATGCCGTCTCGCACCAGCGAGGAAGCGGCTCGCATTGCTCAGCACTTGAgcaaggtgaaggaggaggtggctcGTCACCTGGAGAGTGTGCGGCGCCGAAACATACACATCAACAAGCGCAAGCCGACCATTGCGGCGGTACAGGCGATGCAGTGGGCCGCGACCACCTCCCGTCCAGTAGAGTCTGATGATGGCCACATTACTATCAGCGATGATTCAGCGGTTGGCACCAGCGGCCGGCCCGCAGAACTGCCCACAATCTACCTCTCTCTTGAGGAATCGGTGGAGTGGAAGGCGTTTCTTGCCAGTGCGAAGCCTGAGAAGCGTCATGCCATGACGGTGCTGCGACGACTCTCTGTCGCGCTTTGGCGCGCCCATCAGCGCGATCTTTGTTTGTGGTGCTGGTTTCCTCGcagcgtgtgcatgtgcaccGAGCTCGACGCATACCGTGCCACACTGCCTGCCGATGTGCTAGACCAGCATGTGGAGGTGACtatgctgctgcacagcgaGGAGTTAATGCGCAGCACGAACTCGGGCCATATTGCTGCCTACCTCCTGGGCGCGCCCTTGCGCGTCTGGGGGCTCGCCAACGACGATGCATACCTGCAACAGCTTGCGCCAGTGGAACACCGTCAGGCAGCGTGCGCAACCGAGGAGCCAGCGAGCGTCTATCACGTCTCGCTGTACCCGTCTTCGGACGCCATCGCCATCTATGACTACATTCGCGAAAAGCATCTCTACCGTTCCCAGCTGGATGACGGATGcggtgaggggaggagaagggacgACGGCTGCACTCCTAAAGGAGAGGTCGACAGCaatggtggtgatggtgtcAACATGGCCTACACGTTTCCACGCACAACTGCTCCAGCAACGGagaacagcagcgagggTACGGCAGTGCACCCCGTGTCACCGCTAGCCGACGCAGGGAGCCGTTCACATTTGCAACGTAAGGTGCACCTCATCCTTCTCGACAGCACGTGGGGCCAGGCGCTCTCGCTGAACCGCCACATCACTCGTTTGATTCCTCGCGTTTCACTCGAGATTGCCGAGGACTACGAGTCCCTCTTtcaggcgctgcgcaagcgcaccCGCGAGAACTGTGTCAGCACGTTGGAGGCAACCAGCATGGCAGTGGAGCAGTGTCTGCGGGCCATGGGCTACGCCGCCGAGGCTGCATTCACCTCGAAGACGCTCGCGGACGCCATGAAGAAGTTTGTAGACTCCCGATGTCTTCTCAAGTACGTTGATGCGCAGTTCACAACTAACAGCGGAGCCCTTGACGAGCTCCGTAGCCggcgcgacgctgcgcgTCGCAAGGATGCCTCCCGTCGTCAGGAAGTTCTTGCTGCCCAGATGCAGTCGGACGAGGCTACCCGCCGCCTGCGGCTCCCGCCAGTTTTGAACTACTGCTACTGCTGTGACTGCGTGATTGGGTGGCATCGCATGGCTGAGCACGTGATGGGCCGCAGCCATCGCACGGCGGTAGAGCGCAACCCCTCGTGCGCACCTTCTGCTGTGTCGCGGACTGTCGTGGTGCCCGACTTCTCGCGTCCGCGGCGCCTCATggggaaaaaggaaaggacTGTAACCGGGCCTCTATCCAGTAATGCGGAAGCAGCAAGGGAGCATCCGACGGGCGTGCTCACTCAGCAAGCAGGCTCTGGCTAA